One Acetobacter ghanensis DNA window includes the following coding sequences:
- a CDS encoding phosphatidate cytidylyltransferase, with product MTAAKQPSAWRDLRPRVLSAIVMVVVAGACIGGGGIAYTLMVLLAMGGMATEASQLFRQPVRSWRGGLYVLWAVCAGLSAAYGHWSYFVLFCISACVFGAPLCAVMCVIIMAGTALLWLRQVSFWPVLFVVAVVVASDTSAYMAGRLIGGPKLAPRISPGKTRSGAAGGFVGAVLMGGGIALLSGLGGAGTALVWGGVLGVSAQIGDLAESAMKRALGVKDSGTLLPGHGGLLDRFDGLVIAAPVAAAVSQVVPAAPFWTAGLHDLVRVIVAGVPG from the coding sequence ATGACGGCTGCCAAACAACCTTCCGCATGGCGTGACCTGCGACCGCGTGTTCTGTCTGCCATTGTGATGGTGGTTGTGGCCGGGGCCTGCATTGGGGGCGGCGGTATTGCCTATACGCTGATGGTGCTGCTGGCTATGGGAGGCATGGCGACCGAGGCGTCGCAGCTTTTTAGGCAACCTGTTCGTAGCTGGCGTGGCGGGCTTTATGTGCTGTGGGCTGTTTGCGCGGGTCTTTCTGCTGCCTATGGGCATTGGAGCTACTTTGTTCTGTTCTGCATCAGCGCGTGTGTGTTTGGTGCGCCGCTCTGTGCGGTTATGTGCGTCATCATTATGGCCGGAACAGCGTTGTTGTGGCTCAGGCAGGTCAGTTTCTGGCCTGTTCTGTTTGTGGTTGCCGTGGTGGTGGCCAGCGATACATCGGCTTACATGGCGGGGCGTCTGATTGGTGGCCCCAAGTTGGCTCCGCGCATCTCGCCCGGCAAAACGCGCTCTGGTGCCGCAGGTGGTTTTGTAGGGGCCGTGCTTATGGGGGGCGGTATAGCCCTGCTGTCCGGGCTGGGGGGGGCTGGTACGGCACTCGTGTGGGGTGGCGTGCTGGGAGTCTCTGCCCAGATTGGAGATCTGGCGGAAAGCGCCATGAAGCGGGCTTTGGGCGTCAAGGATTCAGGCACATTGCTGCCGGGGCATGGCGGTCTGCTGGACCGGTTTGATGGTCTGGTCATTGCTGCTCCCGTTGCGGCTGCTGTTTCTCAGGTTGTGCCTGCTGCGCCGTTCTGGACTGCAGGTCTGCATGACCTTGTTCGTGTTATTGTTGCTGGGGTGCCGGGCTAG
- the rseP gene encoding RIP metalloprotease RseP: MMIHDYLRTLISFVFVLGVLVTFHELGHYLAARWRGVHVEVFSLGFGPALFKWRDKSGTEWRVCPIPLGGYVRPHGFDDPEDATEEQKAAWIPGRTFHDKSVWSRAIVILAGPVFNFILAFVLFVLLFATAGQPHVRNEVASVMPGSAAQGAALQKGDVILRIGTHDVAGVEDAQAAVSQAPGQKTTLVVQRSGQRVELPITIGSTQDSHGGAAHGLLGVVFAVEEGKPLPLSQAVVAGGKATWRTTVQTLDGVWQIFSGQHTARDLGGPLKIAQLSGQVAQYGFASLLSFMALLSVNLGLINLFPVPLLDGGRLVFYAIEAIRGRPVSKRVQEVSFQTGFALLAGLFLFSTFNDLSSFGLFRWIASLAG, translated from the coding sequence ATGATGATACACGATTATCTGCGCACCCTGATTTCCTTCGTCTTTGTGCTGGGCGTTTTGGTAACTTTTCACGAGCTCGGGCATTACCTTGCAGCCCGCTGGCGCGGTGTGCATGTGGAGGTTTTCTCGCTCGGCTTCGGTCCCGCCCTGTTTAAGTGGCGGGATAAAAGCGGGACGGAATGGCGTGTCTGCCCGATTCCCCTAGGTGGCTACGTGCGGCCTCATGGGTTTGATGACCCGGAGGACGCAACGGAAGAGCAGAAGGCCGCGTGGATTCCGGGGCGGACATTCCACGATAAATCCGTCTGGTCCCGGGCTATTGTCATTCTGGCCGGGCCTGTCTTCAATTTTATTTTGGCCTTTGTCCTGTTCGTGCTGCTGTTTGCGACCGCAGGCCAGCCGCATGTGCGCAATGAGGTCGCTTCCGTTATGCCCGGTAGTGCCGCACAGGGGGCGGCGTTGCAGAAGGGGGATGTTATCCTCCGTATCGGCACGCATGACGTTGCTGGGGTGGAGGACGCACAGGCCGCGGTGTCTCAGGCTCCGGGGCAAAAAACGACACTGGTGGTGCAGCGTAGCGGCCAGCGGGTGGAACTGCCCATTACCATTGGCTCCACGCAGGATTCGCACGGCGGGGCAGCGCATGGTCTGCTCGGCGTGGTGTTTGCGGTTGAAGAGGGTAAGCCCCTGCCTTTATCGCAGGCTGTGGTGGCTGGGGGTAAGGCAACGTGGAGAACCACCGTGCAGACGCTGGATGGGGTCTGGCAGATCTTCAGTGGTCAGCATACAGCGCGGGATCTGGGTGGTCCGCTCAAGATTGCACAGCTGTCCGGGCAGGTTGCACAATACGGCTTTGCCAGCCTGCTTTCCTTCATGGCATTGCTGTCCGTTAACCTCGGTCTTATCAATCTCTTTCCCGTTCCACTTCTTGATGGTGGACGTCTTGTTTTTTATGCCATAGAGGCAATAAGAGGACGCCCGGTTTCCAAGCGGGTGCAAGAGGTTAGTTTTCAGACCGGGTTTGCTTTACTGGCAGGTCTGTTTTTGTTTTCGACGTTCAACGACCTGTCCAGCTTCGGGTTGTTCAGGTGGATTGCATCGCTTGCTGGATGA
- the bamA gene encoding outer membrane protein assembly factor BamA: MLPFFMIEGRGAMAAQNPDTQAPAAVVASPEGDSENAGQQPENLPSQPAAVGVIDDIRVSGNTRIETNTVLSYMVVRVGDPFTQDDLDRSLKTLYATGLFKDVTLRREGNTLLVKLKENPIVNRIVFEGNHAAKDEDLRKVLSLRPRAVFSAETTADDRQRILEVYAQKSRFAAVVTPQIVRLAHNRVDVIFQINEGPNTKIRKIAFVGNKAYSEAELAGVVSSKETAWYHFLGSSDEYNPERVKYDGELLRRFYLHNGYVDFQIKDVKGELSPDRKSFYITITMDEGIRYRLGKVDIRSSLRHVPAKSLRKYVELFPHQWYDGKAVQDNATDMEELLQSEGHPFAVVRPTIARNPEKRIVNLLFDVSEGPRRYIERIDINGNTITQDNVIRRQLPFAEGDPYTTSYKKYAKEGVQDLGYFKTVNVTDAPGSSPDRTNVSVNVVEKPTGEFSLGGGYSTDVGIIGNVGLKQHNLLGTGVDAGFSGTVSYYQKQADLSVTDPVFLGRNLVVGADIFFIENNYQTYQNYSEGRYGITLRMGYSYNRYLSQSWNYSLIRRWVGDMWSESSPYVQDQKGKSLLSQISTTVMYDRRDNRMQPHSGYFVSVGGDFAGIGGDENYVRGKINGGYYIPLDDLTNSHSWTLAFRGGAGYLADWGSNGRHDIIDNFYLGGNNLRGFLDGGAGPRSVGNYTHQSEDLIGGRFMYNASAQLNFPIPFLTDMGVGGRAFVDMGTVAGLRVKRLYTNPATAGANYTAISGDMLSPRVSAGAGFSWKSPFGLLNIDLGVPIRRSYNDRTQLLRFGFGQQF; this comes from the coding sequence ATGTTGCCTTTTTTCATGATCGAGGGACGGGGGGCTATGGCCGCCCAGAACCCGGACACGCAGGCACCAGCAGCTGTTGTTGCATCGCCCGAGGGCGATTCCGAGAATGCCGGACAGCAGCCGGAGAATCTGCCCTCACAGCCAGCCGCTGTGGGTGTGATTGATGACATCCGTGTCTCAGGCAATACCCGTATCGAAACCAATACGGTCCTCTCCTATATGGTTGTCCGTGTTGGTGATCCGTTTACGCAGGATGACCTCGATCGTTCCCTGAAGACCCTGTACGCGACCGGGTTGTTCAAGGATGTGACGCTGCGGCGCGAGGGCAATACGCTGCTCGTGAAGCTGAAGGAAAATCCGATCGTCAATCGGATTGTCTTTGAAGGGAATCACGCAGCCAAGGATGAAGACCTGCGTAAGGTTCTCTCCCTACGCCCACGTGCAGTGTTCTCGGCGGAAACAACGGCGGATGACCGGCAGCGCATTCTGGAAGTCTATGCCCAGAAATCCCGTTTTGCAGCGGTCGTCACTCCCCAGATCGTGCGTCTGGCGCATAACCGTGTGGACGTGATCTTCCAGATTAACGAGGGGCCGAATACCAAGATCCGCAAGATCGCGTTTGTTGGGAACAAGGCTTACAGCGAAGCCGAACTGGCTGGCGTTGTCTCCTCCAAGGAAACAGCCTGGTACCACTTCTTGGGGTCATCCGACGAATACAACCCCGAACGGGTGAAGTATGATGGCGAACTGCTCCGTCGTTTTTACCTGCACAACGGGTATGTGGATTTCCAGATCAAGGACGTAAAGGGTGAACTCTCGCCCGATCGGAAGTCCTTTTACATCACCATCACAATGGATGAAGGCATCCGTTATCGCTTGGGTAAGGTCGATATCCGCTCAAGCCTGCGGCATGTTCCCGCTAAGTCCTTGCGTAAGTATGTCGAGCTGTTCCCCCACCAGTGGTACGATGGCAAGGCCGTGCAGGACAATGCGACCGACATGGAGGAACTGCTCCAGTCGGAAGGGCATCCGTTTGCCGTGGTGCGCCCAACCATTGCCCGTAATCCGGAAAAACGGATTGTTAATCTGCTCTTCGACGTAAGCGAAGGCCCGAGGCGTTATATTGAGCGGATTGATATTAACGGGAACACCATTACGCAGGATAACGTTATTCGTCGGCAGTTGCCTTTTGCCGAGGGTGACCCCTACACGACCAGCTACAAGAAGTACGCCAAGGAAGGCGTTCAGGATCTGGGCTACTTCAAAACGGTCAACGTAACAGATGCGCCCGGCTCATCGCCTGACCGTACGAACGTGTCCGTCAATGTTGTGGAAAAACCAACAGGCGAATTCTCACTTGGCGGCGGGTATTCAACGGACGTTGGTATTATTGGTAACGTCGGGCTCAAGCAGCACAACCTGCTGGGTACAGGGGTGGATGCTGGCTTCTCGGGTACGGTTTCGTACTATCAGAAGCAGGCTGATCTTTCTGTAACAGACCCGGTCTTCCTAGGTCGCAATCTGGTTGTTGGGGCGGATATTTTCTTCATCGAAAATAACTACCAGACGTACCAGAACTACTCGGAAGGTCGTTACGGGATCACCCTGCGTATGGGGTATTCGTATAACCGTTATCTTTCCCAGTCGTGGAACTACAGCCTGATCCGCCGTTGGGTTGGGGATATGTGGAGCGAGTCCTCGCCCTATGTTCAGGACCAGAAGGGTAAGTCGCTTCTGTCCCAGATCAGTACAACGGTTATGTATGACAGGCGTGATAACCGTATGCAGCCGCATAGTGGTTATTTCGTATCGGTCGGCGGTGACTTTGCCGGTATCGGCGGGGATGAAAACTACGTTCGTGGCAAGATCAACGGTGGGTACTACATCCCGCTGGATGACCTGACCAACAGCCATAGCTGGACATTGGCCTTCCGTGGTGGTGCTGGTTATCTGGCTGACTGGGGAAGCAACGGCCGTCACGATATCATCGATAACTTCTATCTTGGTGGTAACAACCTGCGCGGCTTCCTTGATGGTGGTGCTGGTCCGCGAAGTGTTGGGAACTATACCCACCAGTCCGAAGATCTTATCGGTGGTCGGTTTATGTACAATGCTTCGGCCCAGTTGAACTTCCCGATCCCGTTCCTGACGGATATGGGTGTGGGTGGTCGTGCATTTGTGGATATGGGGACCGTGGCGGGGCTGCGCGTCAAACGCCTGTACACAAACCCAGCGACCGCAGGTGCGAATTACACGGCAATTTCGGGTGATATGCTGAGCCCGCGTGTAAGTGCCGGTGCAGGCTTTTCCTGGAAAAGTCCGTTTGGTCTGCTGAATATTGACCTTGGTGTGCCGATCAGACGCAGTTATAATGACCGCACACAGCTCCTTCGCTTCGGCTTCGGCCAGCAATTCTGA
- the dxr gene encoding 1-deoxy-D-xylulose-5-phosphate reductoisomerase, with translation MRTVTVLGTTGSIGCSTVDLLEQARDQFRVRALVGGKNATKLAEQARSLKAELAVLADESAYAELKELLAGSGVEIACGRNAVIEAAALPADWTMAAITGAAGLEPTLAAVKNGNSIALANKEALVCAGDVMLRAVQDAGATLLPVDSEHNAVFQSMADRQADQVEKIILTASGGPFRNASLDVMRAATPAQALKHPTWSMGAKISIDSATMFNKGLEVIEAARIFGLTEDRIDVLVHPQSVVHGMVQYTDGSLIAQMGSADMRIPIAHTLAWPKRMATTSSRLDLAAFGTLEFIAPDEVRFPALRLARQALRQGKAVPAILSAANEIAVEAFLKEQIGFLDIARVVEDTMGELGAPPADTLDAVLHWDAEARRVATNQISAVVA, from the coding sequence ATGAGAACCGTAACCGTTCTGGGTACTACAGGCAGCATTGGCTGCTCCACTGTGGATCTGCTTGAGCAGGCGCGTGACCAGTTTCGGGTGCGGGCGCTTGTGGGTGGTAAAAACGCGACCAAATTGGCCGAGCAGGCCCGTAGCCTGAAAGCCGAACTGGCCGTTCTGGCGGATGAGAGTGCCTACGCTGAGCTCAAGGAGCTTCTGGCTGGTAGCGGCGTGGAAATTGCCTGTGGCCGCAATGCGGTCATAGAGGCGGCGGCTCTGCCTGCGGACTGGACAATGGCCGCCATTACAGGGGCTGCCGGGCTGGAGCCTACTCTGGCCGCAGTTAAAAATGGCAACAGCATTGCCTTGGCCAACAAGGAAGCGCTGGTCTGCGCGGGCGATGTTATGCTGCGTGCGGTGCAGGATGCGGGGGCAACGCTTCTGCCTGTCGATTCTGAACATAATGCAGTCTTCCAGTCCATGGCGGACCGGCAGGCTGATCAGGTTGAAAAAATTATTCTTACGGCATCTGGTGGTCCTTTCCGCAATGCCTCGCTTGATGTCATGCGTGCTGCCACGCCAGCACAGGCGCTCAAGCACCCGACATGGAGCATGGGGGCCAAGATCAGCATCGATTCCGCCACCATGTTCAACAAGGGGCTGGAGGTTATTGAGGCTGCCCGTATTTTTGGCCTGACCGAAGACCGGATTGATGTGCTGGTTCACCCCCAGTCCGTGGTGCATGGCATGGTGCAGTACACGGATGGGAGCCTGATTGCGCAGATGGGGTCGGCCGATATGCGTATTCCTATCGCGCACACGCTGGCATGGCCCAAGCGTATGGCAACCACTTCCAGCCGTCTTGACCTAGCGGCATTTGGCACACTGGAGTTTATTGCTCCAGACGAGGTGCGTTTTCCGGCGTTGCGTCTGGCGCGTCAGGCCCTGCGGCAGGGCAAGGCTGTACCGGCCATTCTGTCTGCAGCCAATGAAATTGCAGTTGAGGCTTTTCTGAAAGAACAGATAGGCTTCCTGGATATTGCGCGCGTAGTGGAAGATACCATGGGCGAACTGGGCGCCCCCCCGGCTGATACGCTGGATGCCGTGCTGCATTGGGATGCCGAGGCCCGACGGGTCGCAACCAACCAGATTTCTGCCGTGGTTGCTTGA
- a CDS encoding OmpH family outer membrane protein, which translates to MMRFSSKAALLGAVCLSFSAALIPAAQAEGGNGWFVPKSQPAAQAPHPAAHNAAPAPVALPAPAADSQEAADQAPPVLPLPPIPNAPEIAKEAPPPATTIGVISVSGVMRQSSAAMQVERVLGGRRDALAQDLQREQAGWRDEQQTLQAQAKSLTSDQIQTRERSLQAKVMKAQRDFRNRNRIIQEAAQVSLGQIERELVQVIQKVASAHGMNLVLHSEQVALHVDGQDITNEVAVNLNKVLPSVFIPEANVDPEELAKSGKMPTTADADQQMAASGPTPVVPSAPAGKK; encoded by the coding sequence ATGATGCGTTTCAGTTCAAAAGCCGCCCTGTTAGGGGCTGTTTGCCTTTCTTTTTCTGCAGCTCTCATTCCTGCCGCTCAGGCAGAAGGCGGTAACGGCTGGTTCGTTCCCAAAAGTCAGCCTGCAGCACAGGCTCCGCATCCTGCTGCGCATAACGCAGCACCGGCTCCCGTAGCTCTGCCCGCACCTGCTGCGGATAGTCAGGAAGCAGCCGATCAGGCTCCGCCGGTTCTGCCACTGCCTCCTATTCCCAATGCTCCTGAAATTGCGAAGGAAGCTCCCCCGCCTGCAACCACCATTGGCGTGATCAGCGTCTCCGGGGTTATGCGTCAGAGTTCCGCTGCCATGCAGGTGGAGCGTGTTCTGGGTGGTCGTCGTGATGCGCTTGCGCAGGATCTGCAGCGCGAACAGGCTGGCTGGCGTGATGAGCAGCAGACTTTGCAGGCTCAGGCCAAGTCCCTGACCTCCGACCAGATTCAGACCCGTGAGCGTAGCCTGCAGGCAAAGGTTATGAAGGCGCAGCGGGATTTCCGTAACCGTAACCGCATTATTCAGGAAGCCGCTCAGGTTTCTCTGGGGCAGATCGAGCGTGAGCTTGTGCAGGTTATCCAGAAAGTGGCGTCTGCTCACGGTATGAACCTTGTGCTGCATAGCGAGCAGGTCGCCTTGCATGTGGATGGGCAGGATATTACCAACGAAGTGGCCGTGAACCTGAACAAGGTTCTGCCCAGCGTCTTTATCCCTGAAGCAAATGTAGACCCTGAAGAGCTGGCAAAGTCCGGCAAGATGCCGACAACGGCTGACGCCGACCAGCAGATGGCTGCTTCCGGGCCTACTCCTGTTGTGCCTTCGGCTCCTGCCGGGAAAAAATAA